The nucleotide window AGTTGCGGCCAAAAGCAGCTACCTTTAATAAGGCTGTGTAACTGAATGCTAGCCGTCTCGATATCATCAATAACCATCACTTTATTAGCATGTTGTTGTTCAAGCCATTTGTACAGTGCCGTTTCTTGCTTGGACATTTGCGCGGCTTGCTGTTGAAGCTCTTCCGGTCGATAGAAGTAATGGCCGAACGCCACTTTGGCTAAATCGATGTAGGACGCTTGGTTTAAAATTCGGATCTCGTGCTCAAGCAAATACTGCAATTGCAGCTCGACAGTTTTCGATTTAAGAGGGCTCAAATCCACATCAGCCATAGACTGCTTCCAAAGCTCAGATAGCAGTAATATCACTAACTCTTCTTTTGATTCAAAGTGATTGTAGACAGTCCGCTTAGACACACCTGCCATTGCTGCCAACTTGTCCATACTGGTATTTTGCACACCAAATTCATTAAACGCTTCTTTAGCAGCATTAATGATTGCTTCT belongs to Vibrio sp. 10N and includes:
- a CDS encoding TetR/AcrR family transcriptional regulator yields the protein MIEKKKTRSELKREAIINAAKEAFNEFGVQNTSMDKLAAMAGVSKRTVYNHFESKEELVILLLSELWKQSMADVDLSPLKSKTVELQLQYLLEHEIRILNQASYIDLAKVAFGHYFYRPEELQQQAAQMSKQETALYKWLEQQHANKVMVIDDIETASIQLHSLIKGSCFWPQLMGLSHALSDDGITQLAQSTADLFLARYLAR